In uncultured Cohaesibacter sp., a genomic segment contains:
- a CDS encoding transporter substrate-binding domain-containing protein: protein MKLTTKLAIAASAALLACASASAAEKIRIGIDGAYPPFNQLSAAGELTGFDVDISNALCDEMKADCEFVIQDWDGMIPALISGKIDAVVASMSITPERLKKIDFSKKYYNTPPGVAVLKDSELEGKSVEELKGMVVGAQVSSTHADYAEQKIPDIDLKLYPTPDEYKMELEAGRVDAVIDDSVVLSEWVKSEEGACCKLLMQLTPDPKINGEGAGIAVKKGNTELADKLSDAIAVIRKNGKYKEINDKYFDFDVYGGE from the coding sequence ATGAAACTCACAACCAAACTTGCAATTGCCGCAAGCGCCGCTCTGCTGGCCTGCGCGTCTGCCTCTGCGGCGGAAAAGATCCGTATTGGCATTGATGGTGCCTATCCTCCGTTCAACCAGCTTTCTGCCGCGGGTGAGCTGACCGGTTTTGACGTGGACATTTCCAATGCCCTTTGCGACGAGATGAAGGCGGATTGCGAGTTTGTCATTCAGGATTGGGACGGCATGATTCCGGCTCTGATTTCGGGCAAGATCGATGCTGTTGTGGCGTCCATGTCCATCACGCCAGAGCGTCTCAAGAAGATCGATTTCTCCAAGAAATATTACAACACGCCTCCGGGGGTTGCCGTTCTGAAAGACAGCGAACTGGAAGGCAAGAGCGTTGAGGAACTCAAAGGCATGGTCGTGGGCGCACAGGTTTCGTCAACCCACGCCGACTATGCCGAACAGAAAATTCCAGACATCGATCTGAAACTCTATCCGACCCCAGACGAATATAAGATGGAGCTGGAGGCTGGCCGCGTGGACGCAGTCATTGATGACAGCGTTGTTCTGTCTGAATGGGTCAAGTCCGAAGAAGGCGCCTGCTGCAAGCTTCTCATGCAGCTCACACCGGATCCCAAGATCAATGGCGAAGGTGCGGGTATTGCCGTCAAGAAGGGCAACACGGAACTGGCCGACAAATTGTCGGACGCCATTGCAGTCATCCGCAAGAATGGAAAATACAAGGAAATCAACGACAAATATTTTGATTTCGACGTATATGGTGGCGAATAA